Proteins from a single region of Anastrepha ludens isolate Willacy chromosome 5, idAnaLude1.1, whole genome shotgun sequence:
- the LOC128864074 gene encoding uncharacterized protein LOC128864074: MLWMETYLSCFSVRLGLIVVAALGLVHVFIGTVLLISMGMDALDPIVKLLKNDDEYGKMLTVQKTLNWIENHSQAFIAILLTSLAIHLICCSLAILGALKLKKWLLLPFIIHELIRVTFYFAAHIILMIILKKKLSLGLLIAVTLLGGFILLYLAYNWATSVALFQIIELVHTERYRKLYGDDPFHPQLPPNYSHTSPPQYSYGTVENVRVLVTPRSGDIDEQKQRQTQRIAVKAPTQPVIAVLPANYVNNNGPLLQSKQMSSFQQQQQYQRSEKERNEYNAEFGNWQWSELMVGRQRKALIVEN; encoded by the exons ATGCTATGGATGGAAACATATCTTTCCTGCTTTTCAGTGCGTTTGGGCCTCATTGTAGTGGCAGCTTTGGGACTC GTTCATGTATTCATAGGGACAGTTTTGTTAATTTCAATGGGCATGGACGCACTGGATCCAATAGTAAAACTCCTCAAAAACGATGACGAATATGGCAAAATGCTTACGGTGCAAAAAACTTTGAACTGGATTGAGAATC ATTCCCAAGCATTTATAGCTATACTATTGACTTCTTTAGCGATACATTTGATTTGCTGCAGCCTTGCCATACTCGGAGCATTGAAG CTCAAAAAGTGGCTTTTGCTCCCCTTCATAATCCACGAGCTCATACGCGTGACCTTCTACTTTGCTGCCCATATCATCCTTATGATTATTTTAAAGAAGAAACTTAGTTTAGGCCTCCTGATCGCCGTCACCTTGCTAGGTGGTTTCATATTAC TATACTTAGCCTACAATTGGGCCACCAGTGTTGCTCTATTCCAAATCATCGAACTCGTGCACACCGAACGCTATCGCAAACTCTACGGCGATGATCCCTTCCACCCGCAACTACCACCGAACTACTCACACACTTCACCACCACAATATAGTTACGGTACTGTGGAGAATGTGCGTGTGCTGGTCACACCGCGTAGTGGGGATATTGATGAGCAAAAACAACGACAAACACAACGAATAGCGGTAAAGGCTCCAACTCAGCCAGTGATCGCGGTTTTACCGGCaaattatgtaaataataatggACCACTTTTGCAAAGCAAGCAGATGAGTAGtttccaacaacaacagcaatatcaGAGAAGTGAAAAAGAGCGGAATGAATACAATGCAGAATTCGGTAATTGGCAGTGGTCCGAATTGATGGTTGGTAGACAGCGAAAGGCGCTGATTGTAGAGAATTGA
- the LOC128863760 gene encoding beta-1,4-glucuronyltransferase 1 isoform X2, with protein sequence MTSTLKQSPYSGALCIKMLKRDFPVLILSLLILTGFFICMKIAFNASIAIQEDIKSKAMGSVQTLNSSDVEVFFGDELFEKELQHRKLDEPKDSRELKVLTEAPTLGERLKKLLKCTDRPLQLEKIQYGKYWLVRNYIRGQSSKTMGCADTITLTTNGDFTFFDSLPLLVERWLAPVSFALFAPGYDFDATMSCIQYVRNCLPESQYIRDYVTFHIYFPADHMPKHIPLNEKEALLWPYNCDDAPPYEDVNSTAMYRTVHNMTYPINVGRNIARKAANTHFIFASDIELSPTPNLPRLFLEMVESNRSVYLDAKGKRVYVLPVFEVTKDSSVPEDKTNLVEMLHNKTAIPFHSKICTNCHLVPMHKQWENSTDAQELTVFSQAKRERKFAFWEPFYISDNQEPMFDERVTWEGQSNKRIQGYAMCLLEYDYLVLHPAFLVHTPGIKYFDAKATRLKYVPAMNKLIKKVIEPEYRILYGMNRRCRT encoded by the exons ATGACCTCCACATTAAAACAGAGCCCATATAGTGGCGCTCTTTGTATCAAAATGCTGAAGCGTGACTTTCCCGTGCTTATTTTATCTCTGCTCATCCTGACTGGCTTCTTCATCTGCATGAAAATTGCCTTTAACGCCAGTATTGCCATACAGGAGGACATCAAATCAAAAGCCATGGGCAGTGTGCAGACGTTGAATAGTTCTGATGTTGAAGTCTTTTTCGGCGATGAGCTTTTCGAAAAAGAATTGCAACACCGTAAATTAGACGAACCGAAAGACAGTCGTGAACTTAAAGTGTTGACCGAAGCACCTACATTGGGGGAACgcttgaagaaattgttaaagtgTACAGATCGGCCTTTGCAGTTGGAGAAGATACAATACGGGAAATATTGGTTGGTGCGTAATTACATACGCGGCCAGAGCAGCAAGACGATGGGTTGTGCCGACACCATTACATTGACCACAAATGGCGATTTTACCTTCTTTGATAGTTTGCCTCTCTTGGTAGAGCG TTGGCTGGCACCCGTCAGTTTTGCTCTCTTCGCGCCCGGTTACGACTTCGATGCCACCATGAGTTGCATTCAATATGTGCGTAATTGCCTACCGGAAAGCCAATATATTCGAGATTATGTCACCTTTCACATTTACTTTCCCGCTGATCACATGCCAAAGCACATACCGTTGAATGAAAAGGAAGCACTGCTATGGCCTTACAACTGCGATGACGCGCCACCTTATGAAGACGTCAATTCTACCGCAATGTATAGGACGGTACACAATATGACTTATCCCATAAATGTTGGACGTAATATAGCACGCAAAGCAGCCAATACCCATTTCATATTCGCCTCAGATATTGAATTAAGCCCAACGCCTAATTTACCGCGGCTCTTTCTCGAAATGGTTGAAAGCAACCGAAGCGTATATTTGGATGCCAAGGGGAAGCG CGTCTATGTACTGCCGGTTTTTGAAGTGACCAAAGATAGTTCAGTTCCCGAAGATAAAACAAATTTGGTAGAAATGTTGCACAATAAAACAGCGATACCCTTCCATtcgaaaatatgtacaaattgCCATTTGGTGCCAATGCATAAACAATGGGAGAATTCCACAGACGCACAAGAGCTAACAGTTTTTTCGCAAGCAAAGcgtgaaagaaaatttgctttttgggaGCCGTTCTATATAAGCGATAATCAAGAGCCCATGTTCGATGAGCGTGTCACATGGGAGGGCCAATCGAATAAGCGCATACAG GGCTATGCCATGTGCTTGCTAGAATATGATTACTTAGTGCTGCATCCAGCGTTTTTAGTTCACACGCCGGGCATAAAATATTTCGATGCCAAGGCCACTCGGCTCAAATATGTGCCGGCCATGAATAAACTTATTAAGAAAGTAATAGAGCCAGAATATCGAATTTTATATGGAATGAATAGAAGGTGTCGAACGTGA
- the LOC128863760 gene encoding beta-1,4-glucuronyltransferase 1 isoform X1, with protein MISNYFYFHTTRFARLLQPARIHRYRAVRTLSCIVFSMTSTLKQSPYSGALCIKMLKRDFPVLILSLLILTGFFICMKIAFNASIAIQEDIKSKAMGSVQTLNSSDVEVFFGDELFEKELQHRKLDEPKDSRELKVLTEAPTLGERLKKLLKCTDRPLQLEKIQYGKYWLVRNYIRGQSSKTMGCADTITLTTNGDFTFFDSLPLLVERWLAPVSFALFAPGYDFDATMSCIQYVRNCLPESQYIRDYVTFHIYFPADHMPKHIPLNEKEALLWPYNCDDAPPYEDVNSTAMYRTVHNMTYPINVGRNIARKAANTHFIFASDIELSPTPNLPRLFLEMVESNRSVYLDAKGKRVYVLPVFEVTKDSSVPEDKTNLVEMLHNKTAIPFHSKICTNCHLVPMHKQWENSTDAQELTVFSQAKRERKFAFWEPFYISDNQEPMFDERVTWEGQSNKRIQGYAMCLLEYDYLVLHPAFLVHTPGIKYFDAKATRLKYVPAMNKLIKKVIEPEYRILYGMNRRCRT; from the exons ttCTCCATGACCTCCACATTAAAACAGAGCCCATATAGTGGCGCTCTTTGTATCAAAATGCTGAAGCGTGACTTTCCCGTGCTTATTTTATCTCTGCTCATCCTGACTGGCTTCTTCATCTGCATGAAAATTGCCTTTAACGCCAGTATTGCCATACAGGAGGACATCAAATCAAAAGCCATGGGCAGTGTGCAGACGTTGAATAGTTCTGATGTTGAAGTCTTTTTCGGCGATGAGCTTTTCGAAAAAGAATTGCAACACCGTAAATTAGACGAACCGAAAGACAGTCGTGAACTTAAAGTGTTGACCGAAGCACCTACATTGGGGGAACgcttgaagaaattgttaaagtgTACAGATCGGCCTTTGCAGTTGGAGAAGATACAATACGGGAAATATTGGTTGGTGCGTAATTACATACGCGGCCAGAGCAGCAAGACGATGGGTTGTGCCGACACCATTACATTGACCACAAATGGCGATTTTACCTTCTTTGATAGTTTGCCTCTCTTGGTAGAGCG TTGGCTGGCACCCGTCAGTTTTGCTCTCTTCGCGCCCGGTTACGACTTCGATGCCACCATGAGTTGCATTCAATATGTGCGTAATTGCCTACCGGAAAGCCAATATATTCGAGATTATGTCACCTTTCACATTTACTTTCCCGCTGATCACATGCCAAAGCACATACCGTTGAATGAAAAGGAAGCACTGCTATGGCCTTACAACTGCGATGACGCGCCACCTTATGAAGACGTCAATTCTACCGCAATGTATAGGACGGTACACAATATGACTTATCCCATAAATGTTGGACGTAATATAGCACGCAAAGCAGCCAATACCCATTTCATATTCGCCTCAGATATTGAATTAAGCCCAACGCCTAATTTACCGCGGCTCTTTCTCGAAATGGTTGAAAGCAACCGAAGCGTATATTTGGATGCCAAGGGGAAGCG CGTCTATGTACTGCCGGTTTTTGAAGTGACCAAAGATAGTTCAGTTCCCGAAGATAAAACAAATTTGGTAGAAATGTTGCACAATAAAACAGCGATACCCTTCCATtcgaaaatatgtacaaattgCCATTTGGTGCCAATGCATAAACAATGGGAGAATTCCACAGACGCACAAGAGCTAACAGTTTTTTCGCAAGCAAAGcgtgaaagaaaatttgctttttgggaGCCGTTCTATATAAGCGATAATCAAGAGCCCATGTTCGATGAGCGTGTCACATGGGAGGGCCAATCGAATAAGCGCATACAG GGCTATGCCATGTGCTTGCTAGAATATGATTACTTAGTGCTGCATCCAGCGTTTTTAGTTCACACGCCGGGCATAAAATATTTCGATGCCAAGGCCACTCGGCTCAAATATGTGCCGGCCATGAATAAACTTATTAAGAAAGTAATAGAGCCAGAATATCGAATTTTATATGGAATGAATAGAAGGTGTCGAACGTGA